The following are encoded together in the Sparus aurata chromosome 1, fSpaAur1.1, whole genome shotgun sequence genome:
- the ints12 gene encoding integrator complex subunit 12 gives MAGPVSLELDPIFLKGLSYLHSKSKDSAEKLKALLDESLSRGSDSTYRSLQKDIEVSKGSVSKLSLSKQDSKSSSSSSSSSSSSGSSKSSSEKSKKEVEKRPAEKVRVELADVDPPKKPRLEKQENRASPITVQTSKDLLPNINDYDETNADDFAMEMGLACVVCRQMTVTMGNQLVECQECHNLYHQDCHKPQVTDKEVNDPRLVWYCARCTRQMKRMAQKPPQKPSPASASSAPVVKDTLVKKTELKAKPDTTSTFQAFKRAEVKASTTSANPTSSSSTSAGSGLTGWAAFGAKTNTSLPASSKLGSSGPSGSHKSLSTPSGQKPVGLSGLAGAKSGLGGSKIPGSGNGNGSSQVPLKPPPPLTLGKQPLNRSSSGEGQGKGSTSSGGGSPSSSQASAGGNGGNNGGGNGNNGNGSKAAPGDKAPTSQESQLNAMKRLQLVKKKAAQKKLKK, from the exons ATGGCTGGACCTGTCAGTCTGGAGTTGGATCCCATCTTTCTAAAGGGATTGAGTTACCTACACTCCAAGAGTAAAGACTCAGCTGAGAAGCTCAAAGCTTTACTGGATGAGTCCCTTTCAAGAGGAAGTGACTCAACGTACCGCTCGTTACAGAAA GATATAGAGGTGTCCAAGGGGTCTGTGTCAAAACTGAGCTTAAGTAAACAGGACTCCAAGTCCTCTTCCAGTTCCtcatcctccagcagcagcagtggcagtAGCAAATCCAGTTCCgaaaagagcaaaaaagagGTAGAGAAGAGACCAGCTGAGAAG GTCAGGGTCGAGCTGGCTGATGTGGACCCTCCGAAAAAGCCGCGTTTAGAGAAACAGGAGAATCGTGCTTCTCCAATTACCGTTCAGACGAGCAAAGACCTCCTGCCAAACATAAACGACTACGATGAGACCAATGCTGATGACTTTGCCATGGAAATGGGCCTGGCCTGTGTGGTTTGCAG ACAAATGACAGTGACCATGGGAAACCAGTTGGTTGAATGCCAGGAGTGCCATAATCTGTACCACCAGGACTGTCACAAGCCCCAGGTGACAGACAAGGAAGTGAATGATCCTCGGCTGGTGTGGTATTGTGCCCGCTGCACCAGGCAAATGAAACGTAtg GCCCAGAAACCCCCACAGAAACCATCTCCTGCATCTGCATCATCAGCGCCTGTTGTAAAAGACACGCTGGTGAAAAAGACAGAGCTTAAAGCCAAGCCTGACACAACCAGCACCTTCCAGGCCTTCAAAAGAGCAGAGGTGAAG gcATCCACAACATCTGCCAATCCCACCAGCAGTAGCTCGACCTCTGCAGGCAGCGGTCTCACAGGCTGGGCCGCGTTTGGTGCCAAGACGAACACATCTCTTCCTGCCAGCTCCAAACTAGGTTCCTCGGGCCCAAGTGGGAGCCATAAGAGCTTGTCGACTCCCTCTGGCCAGAAACCCGTCGGGCTGTCTGGGCTTGCAGGAGCAAAGTCGGGACTTGGGGGTTCAAAGATACCTGGGAGCGGCAACGGAAACGGCTCCAGCCAGGTGCCTCTGAAACCTCCGCCACCCCTCACTCTGGGCAAGCAGCCATTGAACCGCTCATCGAGCGGAGAAGGCCAGGGGAAAGGGTCAACCTCATCGGGCGGCGGCTCCCCGAGCAGCTCCCAGGCGAGTGCAGGAGGTAACGGAGGCAATAATGGAGGAGGCAATGGGAACAATGGGAACGGGTCAAAGGCTGCACCAGGGGATAAAGCACCAACATCCCAAGAGTCCCAGCTTAACGCCATGAAACGTTTACAGCTGGTGAAGAAGAAGGCAGCGCAGAAGAAACTGAAGAAATGA